The nucleotide sequence ACATCCGCAGTCTTTTTAATAAGGCTGGATTGGCTCATATTTTAGCCGCTTCTGGGTTTCAAGTCGTTTTATTGTTAGGGGTTGTTATCTTTTTTACCCGTAACTTATCCCCAGACAAACAGTTATGGATCGGCGTTGGGGTTTTAATTTTTTATGTAGGCTTAACCGGCATACAACCTTCGGTCAGTCGTGCGGCTTTAATGGGAATTGGAGGATTAATTGGACTGGTATTAGACAGAAAAGTTAACCGTTTGGGTTCTTGGCTATTAGTGGCAGTTTTATTACTCTTATTTAATCCGTTATGGATTTGGGATTTAGGATTTCAGTTGAGTTTTTTGGCTACCTTTAGCTTAATAGTTACTGTACCGCCTTTAGAACAAAAATTAGACTTTTTACCGCCGACAATAAGCCCGATGATTGCTATTCCTATCGGGGTATCTGTTTGGACGTTGCCGCTATTAATGCAGTCTTTTAGTGTTGTGGCAACTTATAGTATTCTCTGTAATATTATCACTGCCCCTTTGGTAACGGTGATTAGTTTGGGCGGGATGTTAAGCGCGGCGGTAGCGTTACTTTTTCCTTTGGGGGGAAGTGCCATTGCTTGGCTACTTTACTATCCTACTTTATTGCTGATTGCTATTGCCAAATTTTTTGTCAATTTACCGGCGAGTTCCTATGCAGTGGGTAAGCTTTCAGTAGGGGTGATGGTGTTGATTTATGTCGGTTTGTTGGCAATTTGGTTAAATCGATGGTGTCAAAAGCATGGGAAGGTAATTAGTTTATTTTTGTTGACTGTGGTGGTAGTTCCTATTGTTATTAGTCGTTTAACTTTGGTTCAGATTACAGTTTTGGAGACTCAACCTCATTTATCGATTGTCATTCAAGATAGGGGTAGGGTTATGGTTATTAATGGTGGGGATGAAGCGGCAGAAAAATATAGTCTTGTGCCTTTTTTAACGGTTCAGGGAGTGAATCAAATTGATTCAGTTATAGTTTTTGATGAGCAAAAATCCACTCTAGAGTCTTATTTAGGGGTAAAACAAGTTTTAAATCGAGAGCAGTTATTAAAAGATAATAAGATTTCTGTAGGAAAGGTGGAAATTGAGGTAATAAATGTTAAGCCTATGATTGTGCAGTTGGGAGTTGCTGATCACAAGTGGTTATGGTTGACGCAAGGGTCACAGCCGCCTGATGATAGGTTTAGGGAGTCAGTTGATGTTTTATTGTGGTCGGGTAAACGGTTAAATGCTGAGTGGATAGAGAGGGTAAAACCGAAAATAGGGATCGCGGTTTCTCGGTTTGTAGAGGCAAAAACTCGGCGGCTATTTCAATATCAGGGGATTAAGTTATATTGGACGGGGAAAGATGGGGCTATTCAATGGACTCCTAAAGGTGGGTTTAAGACAAGTATAATTACAGAGGATCAAGATATTTAATTCAAAGTAGGTTTGCTTATACAGATGGATTTGTGAGAAAATAACAAATAATAAAGAATATTTTAGGGATGCCTGGTCAATCTACGAACAAGTCACCGCATTAAACTACATGGAGCATCAGGACATTTATGAAATAGTTCATCAGTATATCGTCAAAAATTACCGGGAACCCTTTTCTTTTTTGGAACTAGGTTGTGGGGATGCTAGATATTCTGCTAAAGCTCTTTTAGCAACAGCCATTAGTAATTACACCGGAGTCGATCTTTCTTTAGGTGGATTAAACTTAGCACCTAAAAATCTAAAGAATATTAATTGTATTGTCGAGCTAAAGCAACAGGAGATGTCTGATTTTTTAGAGTCTTGTAATTCAAGCTTTGATTTAATCCTCATTTCTTTTGCCTTGCACCATTTAAGCTCAAAACAAAAGCAAGTATTTTTACAGCAGTGCTGGAATTGTCTTAATTCAAAAGGAACACTATTACTAATTGATGTTTTTTGTAGAAATCAGGAAACTCTACCAGAATATTTAGCCAGATACTGCGGACATATACAAACTCAATGGCAACAAATCCCATCTCAGTCAATTAGTAAAATTGTTGGGCACATTTCCACCAGCGATTATCCTGAATCAGAATCTACTCTCCGACATTGGGCGCAAGAGATAGGTTTTAATCAAGTAAAATTAATTTATGATGGCAAACACGATGTTCACAAAGCATTTGCCTTGATTAAAAATTCTTAGGCTTTATTTAATGCTTTGCTTGCCGTTCAAGTTCGGCTTGTTATCATTTAAAAAGTAGGCTATTTAATGATGGCTATGTCAGTTGTATCAAGTGAATCTATTGAAGTAGATACTTCTGTCCGTTTATGGACGGTTGAGGAATATTATCACATGGCTGAGGTGGGAATTCTAGGGCCAGATGAACGGGTAGAATTAATTGCAGGGGAAATTTATCAAAAGATGAGTCCACAGGGTACACCTCACTATACAACTATTACCCGAACTGAACGAATGTTGCGGCAGGGTTTGGGGACTAGGGTATTATTGCGAATACAAGCGCCTGTTCATTTGAATGATTATTCTGAACCAGAACCCGATATAGCGGTGGTTTATCCTGATCCGATGGATTATATTGAACATCATCCTTATCCTGATGATATTTTATTACTCATTGAAGTGGCAGATAAAACTCTTAAGAGAGATTGTCAGTTAAAGGCGAAGGAGTATGCTAGTGCAGGGATTAAAGATTATTGGGTGTTGGATGTGAATAACCGTCAGTTGTATCTCTTTCGAGAACCGGGACAAGAGGGTTATTCTAGTCAGGTTATTCTTTCAGAAAATGAGGAAGTTTCGCCTTTAGAATTTCCTGAGTTAAAGTTTGTTGTTCGAGATCTTTTAGCCCCTATGATCAGTCAATAAATTCTCCTCATTTCTGACTCTTGTATTCTAATTTTTTAAGCTCTGATTGACTAAATCTCACATTTATGCAAAAATGGGGACAATAAGGTGTATGGGTGAAAGTTGTGACCGTTTTAACCTTAAACTTATCATCAGTAGGTCAGCTAACGGATGAAGCTTTCTACAATCTATGCCGCACTAACCCAGACCTAAAATTTGAATGCACAGAGGACGGAAAACTAATTATTGTGTCACCGACAGGAGGAGAAACGGGAATTCGGAATCGGAGAATTACCCAACGTTTAGGGAACTGGACTGATGAAGATAATAGCGGCGTTTCTTTTGATTCTTCTACTTGTTTCAAGTTGCCTAGCGGTGCTAAACGTTCTCCGGATGCGGCTTGGATTATACTAGAACGATGGGAGTCTTTAACCCCCGAACAGCGTCAAAAATTCCCTCCCTTAGCGCCTGATTTTGTTATCGAGTTGCGTTCTCCTACCGATGAGTTGGATAGTTTACAGGCAAAAATGCGAGAATATATGAGTAATGGGGTACGCTTGGGATGGCTTATCGATCCGATCCTTCGCCGAGTGGAAGTTTATCGCTTAGGAGAGGAGGTGGAGGTTTTAGAGTCTCCCTCGAGTTTGTCGGGTGAGGATGTTTTGCCGGGGTTTGTGTTGGATTTAGATAGGATTCTTTAAGGTGGGTGAGTGTTTTACATTTTAGGAAAATGTTGATTTTAATTTTAATCTGATCTTTCAGATGTTAGTATTGATATACTAAAAATTCTTGATTAATAAAAAAGTTATGGTTAACGTTATTCGCGGTACGACTACAGACAAACCAGTTTCATCACAAAATTTAGCTGATTATTTTGAAAAGCGTACTGATATTGAAGGCACGTTGTATCTGGGATATCCTATTATAGGAACGGCTCAAGGTGGCTATAAAATCGATGCTCTTTTGATTTCTAAACAACATGGAGTTATTGTTTTTCAGATAGAAGAAGGGACAAAGATAAATAAAAATGTTGAAGAAATTCAGGATGAAAGTATAACTAAACTAGAATCAAAATTTTTACAATATAAAGAACTTTTAAACAAACGAAAATTAATGGTAGAGATAGCTGTAGTTACTTATGCTCCTGCCGTCAGAAATTATCCAAATCATATTTCACCAGATGAGTATCCTATTTTAATTAGTAATGAAGATTTGGAAAATTTTATTAATAAGTGTGATTGGAAACAGGGAGAGGATTATTTTGAAAAAGTCAATTCAGTGATTCAGGCGATAACAACCATTAGAAAGAAAAATCCAAGAACCACAACTAAACCTGATTCTAGAGGAACAAAATTAAAACATCTAGAAGAGTCTATAGCTAACTTAGATGAAACTCAAAATGCCGCCGTTTTAGAAACCGTTGAAGGGGTACAAAGAATTAGAGGACTTGCTGGTTCAGGTAAAACTATAGTTTTAGCACTAAAAGTTGCCTATCTTCATGCTACTCATCCAGATTGGCAGATTGCTGTAACCTTTAATACCCGTTCTTTAAAAGGTCAGTTTATCAATTTAATTACTAAATTTACCTATGAACATACTAATGAAGAGCCTGATTGGGAAAAGATAAAAATTATTCATGCTTGGGGAAGTCCAAAAATGGACGGAATTTACTATGAATTTTGTAAAATACATAACATAGAATATTTCGATTTTGAGGCAGCTAAAAAATTAACGCCTTATGAAGGTCAAGAATTTGATGCTGTTTGTAAAAAGGCTTTAACTCAACTAAGAGAGCGTTTTTTACAATACTATGATGTAATTTTAGTTGATGAAGCTCAAGATTTTTCTAAATATTTTTTAAGAATTTGTTACCATATTTTAAAAAAACCAAAACGTTTAGTTTATGCTTATGATGAGTTACAAAGTCTTAATAAAAAAATAATGGAATCTCCAGAATCCCTTTTTGGCAACGATGAAGAAAATAAGCCAATAGTAACTCTCAAAAACTCACCAGGAGAACCTAAACAAGATGTTGTTCTTAATACCTGCTATAGGAATTCCAGACCAATTTTAACCTCTGCTCATGCTTTAGGTTTTGGAATATATAGAACTGGTGGTTTAATCCAAATGTTTGAATATGCAGGATTATGGGAAGATATTGGTTATGAAGTAAAAGATGGAAGACTAGAGGATGGAAAGTTTGTCAAATTGAGTAGAACACCAAAAACTAGCCCAAAATTTCTGGAAGATCATTCACCAATAGATGATTTAATAATATTTAAAACTTTTAATAATAATCAAGAGCAAATTGAATGGTTATTACAACAAATAAAAATAAATCTTCAAGAAGATGAGCTTAGATATGATGATATCATGGTAATTCACACTGAACCTAAGACTACTAAATCTGCTGTAGGAAAAGCTAGAGATTTACTTTTTAAAGAAGAAATTAATTCTAACTTAGCCGGTGTAACTACATCGCAGGATGAATTTTTTAAGGATGATGCTATTGTCTTCACAAGTATATATAGAGCGAAAGGTAATGAAGCAGCTATGGTTTATGTAATCAATGCTCAAGAATGTTATTCAGGAACAGAACTTGCTAAAAAAAGAAATATTTTATTTACTGCTATGACAAGAAGTAAAGCCTGGCTAAGAGTAATAGGTTATGGTGAAGGAATGAAAAGGCTAGAGCAAGAATTTAATCAAATTAAACATCATAATTTTGCTCTTGAATTTACTTATCCTACACAAGAGCAGCGTCAACAAATGAATTTAATTAATAGAGATATAAGTCAAGAAGAACGTAAAAAAATTACTAAACAAAAACAAACTGTAGAATATATTGATAAAATTATGGCTGATTTGCCTGAAGAAGAAAGACGTAAAATAATAGAAAAATGGCAAAATCCTGTAGATTCAGAACAATAATCCTAAATGAAAATTAATCATCAAAATATTTTAAAAGAAGTTAATGAAGTTACCAGCAAGTTAATCTCAGTAGATTTATCCGTTCAACAAAATTTTCCGAGTTGTCAAACCTTGGGTAATAACATTTATCAAATTGCCTACGCCGGTATGAGTGATTTATCTATCGCTTTAAAAAATCTTAAGTATGAAGAAATTTATGATGAACTACATAAAAATAAAAACTATAATATAAAAATGATTGATGGAGCCTTAATACAACTTCTTTATACTTATCAAGGTTCAACTTTAATTGCTCATAGACTCGCTTTTTTTCCTTCTCCTTATTTGGAATCATTTCAGAATGAACCTGAAATTTATATAGAAGATGAAATTTATGCTGATATTTTAGATAAAAATATT is from Gloeothece verrucosa PCC 7822 and encodes:
- a CDS encoding class I SAM-dependent methyltransferase; translated protein: MTNNKEYFRDAWSIYEQVTALNYMEHQDIYEIVHQYIVKNYREPFSFLELGCGDARYSAKALLATAISNYTGVDLSLGGLNLAPKNLKNINCIVELKQQEMSDFLESCNSSFDLILISFALHHLSSKQKQVFLQQCWNCLNSKGTLLLIDVFCRNQETLPEYLARYCGHIQTQWQQIPSQSISKIVGHISTSDYPESESTLRHWAQEIGFNQVKLIYDGKHDVHKAFALIKNS
- a CDS encoding DEAD/DEAH box helicase; protein product: MVNVIRGTTTDKPVSSQNLADYFEKRTDIEGTLYLGYPIIGTAQGGYKIDALLISKQHGVIVFQIEEGTKINKNVEEIQDESITKLESKFLQYKELLNKRKLMVEIAVVTYAPAVRNYPNHISPDEYPILISNEDLENFINKCDWKQGEDYFEKVNSVIQAITTIRKKNPRTTTKPDSRGTKLKHLEESIANLDETQNAAVLETVEGVQRIRGLAGSGKTIVLALKVAYLHATHPDWQIAVTFNTRSLKGQFINLITKFTYEHTNEEPDWEKIKIIHAWGSPKMDGIYYEFCKIHNIEYFDFEAAKKLTPYEGQEFDAVCKKALTQLRERFLQYYDVILVDEAQDFSKYFLRICYHILKKPKRLVYAYDELQSLNKKIMESPESLFGNDEENKPIVTLKNSPGEPKQDVVLNTCYRNSRPILTSAHALGFGIYRTGGLIQMFEYAGLWEDIGYEVKDGRLEDGKFVKLSRTPKTSPKFLEDHSPIDDLIIFKTFNNNQEQIEWLLQQIKINLQEDELRYDDIMVIHTEPKTTKSAVGKARDLLFKEEINSNLAGVTTSQDEFFKDDAIVFTSIYRAKGNEAAMVYVINAQECYSGTELAKKRNILFTAMTRSKAWLRVIGYGEGMKRLEQEFNQIKHHNFALEFTYPTQEQRQQMNLINRDISQEERKKITKQKQTVEYIDKIMADLPEEERRKIIEKWQNPVDSEQ
- a CDS encoding ComEC/Rec2 family competence protein, which translates into the protein MNGTHWTIICLSYLVGLLFTGVLGFPDSHRSGLQWIVIVTGISSLSLFLAVIIPKRWPTAPRGKFWLGAAMVALSAVVYFQLRVPYPSQNDISQLLKKSPSQTVIVAGKVLTESRLNASLRQSFWLQVNSITQKITPQQSKEETKEVTGKLYVTVPFYPDKKYYPGQSLTIEGILYKPSSRATPGSFNFKSYLAREGAFSGLKGQQIIEEGQPPWGFWLLRKRIVRSQSRWLGTPVGPLISSISIGRQAVDLPEDIRSLFNKAGLAHILAASGFQVVLLLGVVIFFTRNLSPDKQLWIGVGVLIFYVGLTGIQPSVSRAALMGIGGLIGLVLDRKVNRLGSWLLVAVLLLLFNPLWIWDLGFQLSFLATFSLIVTVPPLEQKLDFLPPTISPMIAIPIGVSVWTLPLLMQSFSVVATYSILCNIITAPLVTVISLGGMLSAAVALLFPLGGSAIAWLLYYPTLLLIAIAKFFVNLPASSYAVGKLSVGVMVLIYVGLLAIWLNRWCQKHGKVISLFLLTVVVVPIVISRLTLVQITVLETQPHLSIVIQDRGRVMVINGGDEAAEKYSLVPFLTVQGVNQIDSVIVFDEQKSTLESYLGVKQVLNREQLLKDNKISVGKVEIEVINVKPMIVQLGVADHKWLWLTQGSQPPDDRFRESVDVLLWSGKRLNAEWIERVKPKIGIAVSRFVEAKTRRLFQYQGIKLYWTGKDGAIQWTPKGGFKTSIITEDQDI
- a CDS encoding Uma2 family endonuclease, whose translation is MSVVSSESIEVDTSVRLWTVEEYYHMAEVGILGPDERVELIAGEIYQKMSPQGTPHYTTITRTERMLRQGLGTRVLLRIQAPVHLNDYSEPEPDIAVVYPDPMDYIEHHPYPDDILLLIEVADKTLKRDCQLKAKEYASAGIKDYWVLDVNNRQLYLFREPGQEGYSSQVILSENEEVSPLEFPELKFVVRDLLAPMISQ
- a CDS encoding Uma2 family endonuclease; this encodes MTVLTLNLSSVGQLTDEAFYNLCRTNPDLKFECTEDGKLIIVSPTGGETGIRNRRITQRLGNWTDEDNSGVSFDSSTCFKLPSGAKRSPDAAWIILERWESLTPEQRQKFPPLAPDFVIELRSPTDELDSLQAKMREYMSNGVRLGWLIDPILRRVEVYRLGEEVEVLESPSSLSGEDVLPGFVLDLDRIL
- a CDS encoding DUF2290 domain-containing protein, producing MKINHQNILKEVNEVTSKLISVDLSVQQNFPSCQTLGNNIYQIAYAGMSDLSIALKNLKYEEIYDELHKNKNYNIKMIDGALIQLLYTYQGSTLIAHRLAFFPSPYLESFQNEPEIYIEDEIYADILDKNIMVVPIRFDYDPKNFKELEHPHCHLTLGQFKNCRIPVCSPLTPNVFISFILSSFYNTAYQKYSQELNLNKVLFDETITQLEKEILHIAIF